From a single Poecilia reticulata strain Guanapo linkage group LG2, Guppy_female_1.0+MT, whole genome shotgun sequence genomic region:
- the LOC103461743 gene encoding olfactory receptor 49-like, with protein sequence MDNVSVISMFTLSGISGTFSHRVALFLLTLLCYCVIWLVNLTIIVTIIMDKNLHDPMYIYLCNLCINGLYGTAGFYPKFLLDLLSTRHLISVPGCFLQGYMIHSSVCADLSLLALMAYDRYVAICRPLVYHSVMNTKRVVVYVFFAWITPFFLMSISTGTTVTSRFCGSHIPKIYCINLLISKLACSPSIAQVVFPAFNYTFYNAHAVFIVWTYFYLIKSCKASKENRNKFMQTCLPHLLTLVIFIGSVMFDLLYVRFGSKELSENVQNLMAIEFLVIPPIINPLIYGFKLTQLRKRIAHFLCCTGSVCRLKA encoded by the coding sequence ATGGATAATGTTTCAGTGATCTCTATGTTCACTCTTTCAGGGATCAGTGGCACATTCAGCCACAGAGTCGCTCTCTTTCTGCTCACCTTGCTGTGTTACTGTGTGATTTGGTTGGTGAATCTGACAATCATTGTGACAATTATCATGGATAAAAACCTCCATGACCCAATGTACATCTACCTCTGTAATCTGTGCATCAATGGACTTTATGGGACTGCAGGATTTTATCCTAAATTTCTCCTTGACCTCCTGTCCACcagacatttaatttctgttcctGGATGTTTTCTGCAGGGATATATGATTCACTCCTCAGTCTGTGCTGACTTATCGCTGCTCGCTCTGATGGCTTATGACAGATATGTGGCTATATGTCGTCCTCTAGTTTACCACTCTGTGATGAATACAAAAAGAGTtgttgtttatgtattttttgcttGGATTACTCCATTTTTCCTCATGTCTATCAGCACAGGTACAACAGTAACATCAAGGTTCTGTGGATCCCACATACCAAAGATCTACTGCATCAACTTGTTGATTTCTAAGCTGGCTTGTTCTCCTTCAATAGCTCAGgttgtttttccagcttttaaTTACACGTTTTATAATGCCCATGCAGTTTTCATTGTTTGGACTTATTTTTATCTCATCAAATCCTGCAAAGCGTctaaagagaacagaaataaattcatGCAGACGTGTTTGCCACATTTGCTCACTCTGGTGATTTTTATTGGATCTGTGATGTTTGATTTGCTGTACGTGCGATTTGGCTCAAAGGAGTTGTCAGAAAACGTGCAGAATTTAATGGCGATAGAGTTTCTTGTCATTCCACCGATTATCAACCCTCTGATCTACGGGTTCAAGCTCACACAGTTACGAAAAAGAATTGCACATTTCTTATGCTGCACAGGTTCAGTGTGTAGATTAAAGGCATGA
- the LOC103460965 gene encoding olfactory receptor 142-like → MDNVSVVRTFTLTGINETMDYRVAIFSLTLVYYCVILFLNISLIVIIVVDENLHEPMYVLLCCVCINAIYGTTGFYPKFLLDLLSFAQISYEWCLFQAFVMYSFACGELSILAVMAYDRYLAICRPLHYHSLMTKRRLSQLVSFSWLTPFCIYSVSILLTSRLKLCRLEIKRLFCMNSIIVQLACPDSDTLANNVVSYVTLFIYVSHGFFIVWTYMRLIRVCATSKDDRVKFMQTCVPHLVSLITFLTVIVFDLMYMRFGSADMXQSLQNFIAIEFLLFPPMMNPLIYGFKLTKIRNRILSLVYLRGQ, encoded by the coding sequence ATGGATAATGTTTCTGTTGTAAGAACCTTCACTCTCACAGGGATAAATGAGACGATGGACTACAGAGTTGCAATATTCTCCCTCACTTTGGTGTATTACTGTGTGATTTTATTCCTAAATATCTCCCTCATTGTCATTATTGTCGTAGATGAAAACTTGCATGAGCCCATGTATGTCTTACTGTGCTGCGTTTGCATTAACGCGATTTACGGCACCACCGGTTTCTACCCTAAGTTCCTGTTAGACCTGCTGTCATTTGCTCAGATTTCCTACGAGTGGTGCCTCTTCCAGGCCTTCGTCATGTACTCGTTCGCCTGCGGTGAGCTATCCATACTGGCCGTCATGGCGTATGACAGGTACCTGGCCATCTGCCGGCCGCTGCACTACCACTCATTGATGACGAAGAGGAGGCTCTCCCAGCTGGTGAGTTTCTCCTGGCTGACGCCGTTCTGCATCTACTCCGTCAGTATTCTGCTCACTTCCAGGCTGAAGCTGTGCAGGCTGGAGATTAAGAGGCTGTTCTGCATGAACTCGATCATCGTTCAGCTCGCCTGCCCAGACAGCGACACACTCGCCAATAACGTTGTTTCATACGTGACGCTTTTCATCTATGTGTCTCATGGCTTTTTCATCGTTTGGACTTACATGCGCCTCATCAGAGTGTGTGCAACCTCCAAGGATGACAGGGTGAAGTTCATGCAGACATGCGTGCCTCATCTGGTCTCTTTGATCACTTTCCTGACGGTGATCGTGTTCGATCTGATGTACATGCGCTTCGGCTCGGCGGATATGYCCCAAAGCCTGCAGAACTTCATCGCCATAGAGTTCCTCCTCTTCCCCCCGATGATGAACCCGCTGATATACGGATTTAAGTTGACCAAAATACGAAACAGAATCCTGAGTTTGGTTTATCTTAGAGGCCAATGA
- the agpat3 gene encoding 1-acyl-sn-glycerol-3-phosphate acyltransferase gamma isoform X1, with protein sequence MALLAYLKSLFILQLLMGFVFVVSGLIINFIQLCTCVLWPINRQLYRRINCRLSYSLWSQLVMMLEWWSGTECTLYTDQATVDKFGKEHVIIILNHNFEIDFLCGWTMCERYGVLGSSKVLAKHELLKVPLIGWTWYFLEIVFCKRKWEEDRETVFAGLDRLKDYPEYMWFLLYCEGTRFTEKKHQISMQVAESKGLPKLKYHLLPRTKGFTTTMQCLKGTVTAVYDVTLNFKDNQIPTLLDIVNGKKYKADLRVKRFSVEDIPDDEQECANWLHKLYQEKDALQEQYNKEGKFPGPTIIPPRRPWTLLNFLFWATVLLSPLIKFACGVVVSGSPLLIIGFITFLIIASVAIRRLIGVTEVKRTGSSYGNQAKKQK encoded by the exons ATGGCTCTCCTGGCCTACCTGAAGAGCCTGTtcatcctgcagctgctgatggGCTTCGTGTTTGTGGTGAGCGGCCTCATCATAAACTTCATTCAGCTCTGCACCTGCGTCCTCTGGCCCATCAACAGGCAGCTCTACCGCAGAATCAACTGCAGGCTTTCCTACTCTCTGTGGAGTC agctgGTGATGATGCTGGAGTGGTGGTCGGGCACAGAATGCACCCTATACACCGACCAGGCTACGGTGGACAAGTTCGGCAAGGAGCACGTCATCATCATCCTCAACCACAACTTTGAAATCGACTTCCTGTGTGGCTGGACCATGTGTGAAAGATACGGGGTCTTAGGG AGTTCAAAAGTGCTGGCCAAACACGAGCTACTGAAGGTGCCTCTGATCGGCTGGACCTGGTACTTTCTAGAAATCGTTTTCTGCAAAAGAAAGTGGGAGGAGGACAGAGAAACCGTTTTTGCAGGCCTGGACAGGCTCAAAGACTATCCTGAATATATGTGG TTTCTGCTGTACTGTGAAGGAACCCGCTTCACGGAGAAGAAACACCAAATCAGCATGCAGGTGGCGGAGAGTAAAGGCCTCCCCAAGCTCAAGTATCACCTTCTGCCCCGAACCAAAGGATTCACCACCACAATGCAGTGTCTGAAAGGCACAG TCACTGCTGTGTATGATGTGACTCTGAACTTCAAGGACAACCAGATTCCCACTCTGCTGGACATCGTCAACGGCAAAAAATACAAAGCTGACCTGCGTGTTAA GCGGTTTTCTGTGGAAGATATTCCGGACGATGAACAGGAGTGTGCCAACTGGCTGCACAAGTTGTACCAGGAGAAA GACGCCTTACAGGAGCAGTACAACAAGGAAGGGAAGTTCCCCGGACCCACAATCATCCCCCCGCGCCGCCCGTGGACGCTGCTCAACTTCCTGTTCTGGGCCACCGTCCTGTTGTCGCCCCTCATCAAATTTGCATGTGGTGTTGTCGTCAGCGGCTCCCCGCTCCTCATCATCGGTTTCATCACCTTCCTCATCATCG CCTCAGTAGCTATTCGCCGTCTCATCGGCGTCACAGAGGTTAAGAGAACAGGCTCCAGTTACGGAAACCAGGCcaagaaacaaaagtaa
- the agpat3 gene encoding 1-acyl-sn-glycerol-3-phosphate acyltransferase gamma isoform X2 has translation MALLAYLKSLFILQLLMGFVFVVSGLIINFIQLCTCVLWPINRQLYRRINCRLSYSLWSQLVMMLEWWSGTECTLYTDQATVDKFGKEHVIIILNHNFEIDFLCGWTMCERYGVLGSSKVLAKHELLKVPLIGWTWYFLEIVFCKRKWEEDRETVFAGLDRLKDYPEYMWFLLYCEGTRFTEKKHQISMQVAESKGLPKLKYHLLPRTKGFTTTMQCLKGTVTAVYDVTLNFKDNQIPTLLDIVNGKKYKADLRVKRFSVEDIPDDEQECANWLHKLYQEKDALQEQYNKEGKFPGPTIIPPRRPWTLLNFLFWATVLLSPLIKFACGVVVSGSPLLIIASVAIRRLIGVTEVKRTGSSYGNQAKKQK, from the exons ATGGCTCTCCTGGCCTACCTGAAGAGCCTGTtcatcctgcagctgctgatggGCTTCGTGTTTGTGGTGAGCGGCCTCATCATAAACTTCATTCAGCTCTGCACCTGCGTCCTCTGGCCCATCAACAGGCAGCTCTACCGCAGAATCAACTGCAGGCTTTCCTACTCTCTGTGGAGTC agctgGTGATGATGCTGGAGTGGTGGTCGGGCACAGAATGCACCCTATACACCGACCAGGCTACGGTGGACAAGTTCGGCAAGGAGCACGTCATCATCATCCTCAACCACAACTTTGAAATCGACTTCCTGTGTGGCTGGACCATGTGTGAAAGATACGGGGTCTTAGGG AGTTCAAAAGTGCTGGCCAAACACGAGCTACTGAAGGTGCCTCTGATCGGCTGGACCTGGTACTTTCTAGAAATCGTTTTCTGCAAAAGAAAGTGGGAGGAGGACAGAGAAACCGTTTTTGCAGGCCTGGACAGGCTCAAAGACTATCCTGAATATATGTGG TTTCTGCTGTACTGTGAAGGAACCCGCTTCACGGAGAAGAAACACCAAATCAGCATGCAGGTGGCGGAGAGTAAAGGCCTCCCCAAGCTCAAGTATCACCTTCTGCCCCGAACCAAAGGATTCACCACCACAATGCAGTGTCTGAAAGGCACAG TCACTGCTGTGTATGATGTGACTCTGAACTTCAAGGACAACCAGATTCCCACTCTGCTGGACATCGTCAACGGCAAAAAATACAAAGCTGACCTGCGTGTTAA GCGGTTTTCTGTGGAAGATATTCCGGACGATGAACAGGAGTGTGCCAACTGGCTGCACAAGTTGTACCAGGAGAAA GACGCCTTACAGGAGCAGTACAACAAGGAAGGGAAGTTCCCCGGACCCACAATCATCCCCCCGCGCCGCCCGTGGACGCTGCTCAACTTCCTGTTCTGGGCCACCGTCCTGTTGTCGCCCCTCATCAAATTTGCATGTGGTGTTGTCGTCAGCGGCTCCCCGCTCCTCATCATCG CCTCAGTAGCTATTCGCCGTCTCATCGGCGTCACAGAGGTTAAGAGAACAGGCTCCAGTTACGGAAACCAGGCcaagaaacaaaagtaa